In Sphingopyxis macrogoltabida, the sequence ACGCAGCAGCGAGCGCGCGACCTGGCGCAACGGCTATCGCGACCGTTCGCTGGATACCCGGGTAGGCACGCTGAACCTGAAAATCCCCAAGCTGCGTGCTGGGTCCTACTTTCCGGGCTTCCTTGAGCCCCGCAAGATGGTCGAGAAAGCGCTGGTTGCGGTGATCCAGGAAGCGTGGATCGGCGGGGTCAGCACCCGGCGGGTCGATGAACTCGTCCAGGCCATGGGCATGACCGGCATCTCCAAGTCCACCGTCTCCAAGCTTTGCAAGGACATTGACGAGCGCGTCCATGCCTTTCTGAAACGCCCGCTCACCGGCGAATGGCCGTATCTCTGGCTCGATGCCACCTATCTCAAGGTACGCGAAGGCGGGCGGATCATCAGCGTTGCCGCAATAATCGCCATGGCCGTCAACACCGAGGGCCGGCGCGAGATCGTCGGCCTGCATATCGGCCCCTCGGAAGCGGAGGTCTTCTGGTCCGACTTCCTGAAGGACCTTGTTCGGCGCGGTCTTACCGGCGTGAAGCTGGTCATCTCCGATGCTCACGAGGGCCTCAAGGGCGCGATCACCCGCGTCATGGGCGCCACCTGGCAGCGCTGCCGGGTGCACTTCATGCGCAATGCCCTGTCCTATGTG encodes:
- a CDS encoding IS256-like element ISSpma2 family transposase → MTEDRLLIEELAAKGGQPDFLRTIAENVLQLIMEADVDGLIGAGRHERSSERATWRNGYRDRSLDTRVGTLNLKIPKLRAGSYFPGFLEPRKMVEKALVAVIQEAWIGGVSTRRVDELVQAMGMTGISKSTVSKLCKDIDERVHAFLKRPLTGEWPYLWLDATYLKVREGGRIISVAAIIAMAVNTEGRREIVGLHIGPSEAEVFWSDFLKDLVRRGLTGVKLVISDAHEGLKGAITRVMGATWQRCRVHFMRNALSYVPKGQNTVVAAAIRQVFLQPDQKSATQVWRQVADQLRTRWPKLGACMDEAETDVLAYTGFPTQHRTKLHSTNPLERLNKEVKRRADVVGIFPNEDSIIRLVGAVLMEQNDEWQLQHRYMQIEGMAELNQPMIEEENQPLHITAKAA